In Heteronotia binoei isolate CCM8104 ecotype False Entrance Well chromosome 4, APGP_CSIRO_Hbin_v1, whole genome shotgun sequence, a genomic segment contains:
- the HSD17B3 gene encoding 17-beta-hydroxysteroid dehydrogenase type 3, translated as MEEFQKWLFTLIGAITCLICLVNCIWSLKYFFPHIWSPMPQSFFQSMGEWAVITGAGDGIGKAYSFELAKRGLNTVLISRTLEKLKKVASEIEKATGRNVKIIQADFTKNDIYDDIKERLQGLEIGILVNNVGMLHNIYPCCFLDGTKKDEDLINCNMISVSKMTQIIMKQMVSRQKGLILNIASAVGTFPCPLYTIYSASKAFVYTFSKALEVEYKTKGIIIQVVTPYGVSTPMSKNPKPNLITKSAKAFVRESLDYVRLSNETHGCLAHEILAFFLHFVPLWVFHTDRVQEIILRLNPKYLKKMQKRT; from the exons ATGGAAGAATTCCAGAAGTGGCTCTTCACTCTCATTGGGGCCATCACTTGTTTGATTTGTCTGGTGAACTGCATTTGGTCTTTGAAATATTTCTTCCCACATATATGGAGTCCAATGCCTCAGTCTTTTTTCCAgtccatgggggaatgggcag TGATCACAGGAGCAGGGGATGGGATTGGAAAAGCCTATTCGTTTGAG CTGGCTAAGCGGGGATTAAATACTGTTCTGATCAGCAGAACACTCGAAAAGCTGAAGAAGGTAGCCTCTGAAATTG AGAAAGCCACAGGAAGAAATGTGAAAATTATACAAGCTGATTTCACTAAAAATGACATATATGATGATATCAAAGAAAGACTTCAAGGTTTAGAAATTGGAATTTTGG TTAACAATGTTGGAATGCTTCACAACATCTATCCTTGTTGTTTCCTTGATGGAACCAAGAAAGATGAG GATCTCATCAATTGCAACATGATCTCAGTCTCTAAG atgaCACAGATAATTATGAAACAGATGGTATCAAG acaaaaggGACTTATTCTGAACATTGCTTCTGCTGTGGGAACTTTCCCCTGCCCATTGTATACCATCTATTCTGCTTCTAAA GCTTTTGTGTACACATTCTCCAAAGCACTTGAAGTGGAATATAAAACAAAGGGAATTATCATACAG GTAGTGACTCCTTATGGTGTATCTACTCCAATGTCCAAGAACCCAAAACCTAATCTAATAACAAAGTCAGCAAAAGCATTTGTTAGAGAATCCCTGGATTATGTGAGACTCAGCAATGAAACACACGGATGCTTAGCCCATGAAATCTTG gcATTCTTCTTGCATTTTGTCCCTTTGTGGGTCTTTCACACTGACAGAGTACAAGAAATTATTCTACGCCTGAATCCAAAATACCTGAAAAAGATGCAGAAGAGAACCTGA